The sequence AATATGACCAGACTTTGACAACTCAATTATTTGCTTTGTAGAGAGAACACCCGGCAAAATGCTTAGTTTGCCGGTAGTATCTCGTTGAGTTGACAAAGCAGTTGTTTTCTTCTTAGTTGCTTTCAAGTTATCTCTCGTAAAGTTAGGATTTGAAAGTTTGTGTATTGACTAATGTCGCCGTATCGACTCCCGCTTGCTCTTCGATGACCTCAGGTCCGGCAAGCGGGGGTTGCTCAGTGTGATGTTTGCGTAAACGTAGTCCATTGTGGAGAAAGGTAATCCTAAATTGTTTTGTTGCCATTTGGCGCCAGACAGATCTTCACTACGTTCAGAATGACGATGAATACCGACATTGGCTTCGCCTTCGGCTTGCCCTGTTCCAGTCGTCGGTATGAAAAGAACCGGGATACGGCTTGAAGCCGGAACGAAGTGCAAACGAGGCATCCCCGTTGTGCCAGGTGAGACACCCGACAGCACCGGCACAGCCTTTCGCCATTGGCCTATCGCCTTGCGCCTTTCGCCTTTCACATATCTCCGCCCATGGCGCGGCCTACATCGCGGTCGGCTTTGATGTTGTTCCATTCGCGCATCAGAGCGGTTTCGTGCTCGACCTCGTCGCGAGCCAGCCGAAGCAGCAGTTCCCGCGCTTCGGACGAATGCACCCACTTGGCGGCTTCGGTGTAGAAATAGTGCGCTTGCGACTCCCGCTTGATGGCAATGCGGAAGATGTCGTCGATCGACGCTTCAGGCCGGATGATCTCGTCGGACATGCTTGCTCCAGAAGTCGTTGAGTATATAGAGTCGTTGAGTCGTTGAGGGTATGGGAATGATGTCGTAGAGATTGCGATAGTCCGCACTCAACGACTAAGCGACTCAACGACTAAGCGACTTAGAATTGCGCCAATTTGCGGAGTGCGGATTCGACCTTGGCGGTTGTCAGCACCATGTGCTCTTCCAGCACCGACGAAAAAGGGAACGGCACATCCATCGACGCCGCCCGTATCACCGGCGCATCGAGCATCTCGAAGCACTCCTGCCCGATGAACGCTGCAAACTCCGCGCCGCATCCCGCCGTCAGAAAGTCCTCGTGTGCGATCAGGACCCGACCGGTCTTTTTCACTGTCCTGGCAATGGCTTCCTTGTCGTAAGGATAGAGGCTCCGCATATCGAGCACTTCGACCGAAATGCCCTCCTGCTGGAGTTTATCGGCCGCTTCGAGCGCCAGATGCACCGCAGCGCCGTAGCATACGACCGAGAGATCGCTGCCCTCGCGCTTCAGATCGGCTTTCCCGATCGGCACAATGAACGACTCCTCGGGGACGTCTTCCTTGATGCGCCGATAGAGGAACTTGTGTTCGAAATAGAGCACCGGGTCGTCGTCTTGTATGGCGGCGACGATCAGCCCCTTGGCGTCGTAAGGCGTCGAAGGCGCGACAACCTTGAGACCCGGCGTATGCACGAACCAGGTCTCCGGGTTTTGCGAGTGAAACGGCCCGCCATGGACGTTCGCGCCCGATGGGCAGCGGATCGTTACAGGGCAGGGCATGTTCGACCGGTAGTACATCGTGCCGAGGTTGTTCACCACCTGATTGAAGGCCGAGGTGATAAAGTCGGCAAACTGGAACTCGATCACCGGCCGAAGTCCGGTCAACGCGCAGCCGATGCCGACGCCCATAATGGCTGACTCGGCGAGCGGGGTGTCATAGACCCGGTCAGGTCCGAATTCGTCCAGGAAGCCCTTGGTTACCTTAAACGCTCCGCCGTAAATTCCGACATCCTCGCCCATAATATAGACTCGCGGATCGCGGCGCATTTCCTCGCGCAAGCCCGCGCTGATTCCTTCGATGTAGGTCATGACGGCCATCGTTAGTCCGTCCTCCATTTCTTGTGAGTGCTGTAGAACGCCGATTCCTCAAGGTCATCGGTCGAAGGGACGGGAGATTGCTCGGCGAGTGCGATCTCGGCTTCGATGTATTCGACTGTCTTCGCCTCCAGTTCGAGTCGGGCCTTTTCCTTCAAGTAGCCGGTCTCTTCAAGGAACCTCTGGGCCCGGGGTAACGGGTCGCGCTCGGCCCATTTCGCGAGCAGTTCCTTCGGGACGTAGAAGTGGTCGTCATGCTCGGAGTGTCCGCGCATCCGCATCGTAACGGCTTCGATCAGGGTCGGCCCGCCGCCGTTGCGAGCGCGATCGACGGCCGCTTTGCAGGTCTCATAGACCGCAAAGACGTTATTCCCATCGACTATCTCGCCGGGAATACCGTAGCCCGGAGCGCGATCGATGATACGCGCCGCACCGTATTGCGCGATAATCGGCGTCGAGTAGGCATATTGGTTGTTCTCAACGATCAGAACAAACGGCGCATTGGCGACTGCGGCGTAGTTGAGGCCTTCGTGGAAATCGCCGATGGAGGCCCCGCCGTCTCCGATGTAAGTGAGTGCGACAGCATTCTTGCCTTGCAGCCGTGAGCCGATAGCGGCACCGACGGCGACCGGGATCATCGACCCGAGGTGGCTGATCATGCCGATGATCTGCAGATGCCGGTCCGACATATGGGTGTTGCCGTCCCGGCCCTTGGTGGGGCCTTCGGCGCGGCCCATGTATTGGGCGTAGAGTTTGAAGGGGCGTTGGCCGAACGCCAGATGCGCTCCGAGGTCGCGGTGCATCGGGAAGAGCCAGTCGGTTCCGCGCTTCAAACTGAAGCCAGAGCCGATGGCGATCGCTTCGGTGCCTTTAGAAAGATAGACGCCGCCGACGATCTTACCCTGACGGTAGAGGCGCGTCAGGCGTGCCTCTACCTCGCGGATCAGAAAGAGCAGGCGATAGAGTTCGACGTATCCGTCTCTCTTCAGGTCGCCGTATTCGCGCACCGGGATGTCGAGTTCCGGCAGCAACGAGTCCATCTTCTCGAGATGCTGCTGCTGCAGGACCAGCGACGGGACGCGCTTTTTTTCCTGTTCGAGCACCTCTGCGCGCCAGTCGGTTCCGCCGTTGCTCTCGGGCTTGATCCTGCTGGCCGCCGCGGGTGCGGGTTTGGTTTTGGTGGCAGTTGCCATAGTAGTATTTACTGTTCGATTGATGTTGAAAATAGTAGTGTTTTATTCAAGATTCTCCTCCTCCTAAAAAAGGACCAATGTCGCCATAACAATCTTCATCTGGTATGTTGATAATTTCGAACTTTAGTGCGGATCAATAGTTTGCTACTTCAATAAGGATAGCATCTTTTTCGAGGTCACTTTTGTAGTGGTACCCAATTTCCCTTCATCCCACCATCCCCGCACCTCTTCAGATGAAACGATCCAGAATGGAACATCTGGAAACGACTCTATATAGGCAATGATGTAACCTTCAATATCGTCCAGTTTATCAAGAAAGCCTTTCACTTCAAAGTGTCGTCCCTTGCCAACCATGTAGCTGGGACAGAAGTAGATACCTGCTTTTGAAATGCACCTAACCTCCCATTTCTTTCCTGAAGCATCTACGAGATCATATGCAGCGCCTTCAGAGGTTGCCAGCTTCCCATTCATTTTCTCAACGGCAAGTCTACGTTCAAGAATAAATGAGACTCGCCTTCCATCTGTAAAATACTCTCTAACATCAGAAATTGAGATCTTAAGCGCATCGGCGATTGCACTGATATCCCAAGAGAGCTTGCCGTTAGGAACTCTGACCATCATAAATATTCCCTTTCTTAGGGTTAAATAGGCTTATTGAATATAAGTATATTCTCCTGCTTCATAACATTATAGAGACCAAATATGATCTTATTGATGTTATGCTCAAGCATAAAGCCGACGTTCTGCATTCCGGCAATCGTAAAACCAACCGAATCAATTTCCCGACCTTGAAATGTGGCATTACCGATTATGATCACTGCTCGCTTCCCGGGCTTGAGAACTCGGCGCATCTCCGAAAACACCTCACTCATATCTGAATTATACATTTCCACACGGTTACTTCCATTGCCTCGAACTCCGATATAGGCATCTCGAACGATCTCGGTATCATAGCCGAGCGCGCTAATAGCGTGGGCATCATTAGCCACATAATCAAGGGCTATCGAGTAGGGAGGTGAAGTAATAATGCCATCGAAGGAATTGTCGGGGTAGCCAGTCGATCTTGCATCGCCGATATGAGTATCGGTGGATCCGAATATAAGTCCAAGTTCAGCCTTAAGTTCTGCCAAATCCTGAACCGACATGATCATTGACTGGATATTCTTAGCAAGGGCAATCTGGTAGTCTCTTCCTCTGCGGGTATGGTCGCTAATAGAGAGCATTCGGCTCAAGAGGAAGAACTCAGCAACATCCTTCAATTCGACGCTTTTCTCGATCAAATCTACATATTTGTGACTATTTGAAAATAAATCATTTCGCGATTCGATTATCAGGCGTTCCTTATACTTGACAATACGTTCGATTACCTTGTAGGACTCCGACTTTACGCGTGTCTGCAGCACGCATAGCGGAGAAACATCTATGGCAACTGAATTTATGCCTAAAAGAAGCGCTTCAAGAACTGCCGTTCCGCTTCCGCAAAAGGGCTCAAATAGTGTATCGCCAGGGCGCAATCCGATAATATTCAATAGTGCGCGTATCATTTGAGGGTGGAATTTCCCTTTATAGGGATAGATCCAATGCGTCAGATATTGATTAACTGAACGGGTTCGATTCTTGCGAGATATGATTGCATAATCTGATTCATCTTCATCGACAATCTCAAAGTAAGCCGTTCGCTGCTTGAGAATGTCTAATATGGATTCGCGCGAATTAAGTAAACGGAATTCCCTCATATCGCTCGACTTGTGAAAAGGCAAGCCAAATGAGAAAAGTTCTAGTTCAGCAAGGTTCAATTCGTAAATAAACTGAACGTTGTTGAACAGTGCCAAACGGCTTGATGTATCAGTCTTGATTGTGGTCAAAATGCAATTCGATGTTTGTTGCAAATTTTGTTGCTATTATGGATATGATTTCCTTCACCCCCCATCCCTCCAAACTGCATACTCCCCCGTCCGCAATCCCGCAGGGAACGATCTGCTGAAAGCCTCGTAGCACTTCATCAGTAACGTTGAACGCCATCCCGTGATACGTCACCCACTTCTTCACGTGGACGCCGATGGCGGCGATCTTGCCCTTCGCGGTCCAGACGCCGGTTCTGCCCGGCACCCGGAAGCCTTCGATGCCGTATTCCCTCAGGACCCGGATGGCAACTTCCTCCAGGTCGCGCAGGAATCGGTGGACATCGAGGTAGTGCCGCCGCAGGTCGAAGATCGGGTAGATCACCAACTGCCCGGGTCCGTGATAGGTGACGTCCCCGCCGCGGTCAGTGTGCACCAGGTCGATGCCTAACTCTCGCAGCCGCTCGGGGCTGACCAGCAAATGGTCTTCCCCGCCTGCTTTGCCGATGGTAACGACCGGCTTATGCTCAGTGAAGATCACCGTATCCGGCTCCCCGCCAAGGACTTCGGCATGAGCCTTCAGTTGCAAGCCCCATACGCGGCGGTAGTCGGATGGCTCTTTTTGAAACACGAAGGTCACTCAGGTGGCCACAAAGAGCACGTATGGACAGCCAACTCTCCAAGCGATCATGCAAGAGGTCTAACGCAAGCCAGTATGGGCATCTTGGGCACCATAGGCATCCCAGAGTATTCTGTTCGATAGACCTTAAAGCCAATCTCCTGCAAAAGGCTCATCCAGGTTGTCAGCGGGAAGATACCAAGTATATGAAGGTCAGACTCGATTCGATAATCCTCACCATCGCGGATTAGATAGACCAAAGTGCATTCATAAGTTGTATCAGTTGGATCTGGATCGTAGTTATCTTCATAGAACACCAAGCGAGTATTGTCGTGTCTATGTTGCTTACCGTTATCACCATAATTTATCAGCCCACCGGGAAGTTGCTCAATCTGCGTTACGAAGACGCCGCCTGGTTCAAGGTGCTCCCAAGCTGTCTTGAAGGCCGCTGTCAATTCGGCTTCGGTAGTCATGTAGTTGATTGCGTCATGAATAAGAACAGCGTCAAAACGTCGTTCCAATCGAACGGTTCGCATGTCGCCTTCCAGATGCTCTATCTCTGGATTAAGCCGACGGGAGTTTTCTAACATTCCCGGACTCAGATCGACTCCGGTTACACGATAATGCCTCTTCAAATGACTGGCGTTATGTCCCCCACCGCAACCTAGTTCCAGAAGCGTCTCGACCTTACGACCAGCGTGCGCTTGAATAAGGCGGTGGATATTTGCAGCCTCCTCTTCATAGTCTTCCGGGGGGCTCATAATGGGCCAAAGCCAGGCGAGATCGGAATAAAGACGAATCTGGCTGATACCTGTATTGAAATCTCCTCCTTGGCCAAATTCCGGGCCTGGTCCTGAGTGCATGCTCCCCTCCTTCGCTTCCATATGGCTAAATATGTATCGCTACCCCCAGCGCGTCCCCCGCCGCTTCCATCACTGCCTCACTTAGCGTCGGGTGGGCATGGATCGTCCTTGCGAAGGACTCGGCGGTCAGTTCGAACTGCCGCCCCAACACCACTTCACCGATCAGTTCCGGCGCGCCGGGGCCGACGATGTGCACCCCTAACACCTCGCCATACTTCTTATCGACCACGAATTTGACGAACCCGTCAGTCTCTCCACCGGCAACCGCCCGCCCGTTTGCCCGGAAGAGATACTTCCCGACCGACACATTGTGCCCCGCTTCGCGCGCCTTCTTTTCGGTCAGCCCCACCGACCCGACTTGGGGGTGGCAGTAGGTGCAACCCGGAACATTATCGTGACTGATGCCGGGGTTGGGATGCCCGGCAATGGTCTCGGCGGCGCAGATGCCTTCGTGTGAAGCAGCATGAGCCAAGAGCGGTGCTCCGGCGCAGTCGCCGATGGCATAGATGCCCGGCACATTAGTCCGCATAAAGGCATCGACTTTGAAGAACCCCTTGTGCAGTTCGAGCCCGGTTTTGTCGATGCTCAATTGTTCGGTGTTCGCCATCACCCCTACCGCGACGAGGCATGCATCGGCTCTGAACTCTTCGCTCCCTTTCGGCGTCTCAATGGTGTAGGTCCGGCCCGACTTCCCCTTCTTTACGCCCTTAGCCTTGCTCGACGTCCGCACCGCGATGCCCCGCTTGACGAATGATCGCTCAACGACCGCCGCCACCTCAGCGTCCTCGATGGGGAGTATCTGATCCATCAACTCCACAATCATAACCTCGGCACCCATCACCGAATAGAACCAGGCGAATTCGACCCCAATGGCACCCGCCCCGATCACCAGGATCCGCTTTGGCAGTTCCGGCAGCACCATCGCCTCGTGATAGCCAATGGTCGTCTGGCCATCGAACTCGTATCCCGGCAGTGGCCGTGGCCGCGCCCCCGTCGCCAATATGACGTGCTTCGCTTCAAGCGTCGTCGTTCCGCCATTGCCGGACACCTTCAGATGATGCGGATCCGCAAATGACGCCGTGCCCTTGTGAACGTCGATCTTGTTCTTCTTGAGGAGATACTCGACGCCCTTCGACATCTTCGTAGCTGCGTCGCGCGACTTCTTGATCACCCCCGGCCAATCTATCCGTGGGTTGTCGCAGATCAGGCCAAACTCGGAGGCGTGGCGCATCTCGTCGAGCAGGCGAGCCGACTCGAGCAGCGCCTTGGTCGGAATACAGCCCCAGTTGAGGCAGATGCCTCCCACTTTGTCTCGTTCGATGACCGCGGTCTTAAGGCCTAATTGCGCCGACCGGATCGCTGCGACATACCCGCCCGGGCCGCTGCCGACGACGACTGCTTCGTAGGAGTTTCCAGTGGACAAACGAATCCTATTGTTCTGGTTGCAGCAAAGGTAATATGATACGTCCGGCTACCCATCTATTGGAGGTCTTGGGACGTCTTCTGACTCAACCCCAAAATATAGTCTGACTCCAGCACTTTGGCAACATCAGAAGATGCCGGTTGACTTGGCAGTGAGTTTGACTTATCTTCAATAACATTGATGGAATCATCTCTTTCCAATTCGGTCGATCCGATTTTCTCCGGCGCTCGCCTCCTCGTGGTCGATGACCAGGAGCCGGTGC comes from Calditrichota bacterium and encodes:
- a CDS encoding alpha-ketoacid dehydrogenase subunit beta — protein: MAVMTYIEGISAGLREEMRRDPRVYIMGEDVGIYGGAFKVTKGFLDEFGPDRVYDTPLAESAIMGVGIGCALTGLRPVIEFQFADFITSAFNQVVNNLGTMYYRSNMPCPVTIRCPSGANVHGGPFHSQNPETWFVHTPGLKVVAPSTPYDAKGLIVAAIQDDDPVLYFEHKFLYRRIKEDVPEESFIVPIGKADLKREGSDLSVVCYGAAVHLALEAADKLQQEGISVEVLDMRSLYPYDKEAIARTVKKTGRVLIAHEDFLTAGCGAEFAAFIGQECFEMLDAPVIRAASMDVPFPFSSVLEEHMVLTTAKVESALRKLAQF
- a CDS encoding thiamine pyrophosphate-dependent dehydrogenase E1 component subunit alpha, whose protein sequence is MATATKTKPAPAAASRIKPESNGGTDWRAEVLEQEKKRVPSLVLQQQHLEKMDSLLPELDIPVREYGDLKRDGYVELYRLLFLIREVEARLTRLYRQGKIVGGVYLSKGTEAIAIGSGFSLKRGTDWLFPMHRDLGAHLAFGQRPFKLYAQYMGRAEGPTKGRDGNTHMSDRHLQIIGMISHLGSMIPVAVGAAIGSRLQGKNAVALTYIGDGGASIGDFHEGLNYAAVANAPFVLIVENNQYAYSTPIIAQYGAARIIDRAPGYGIPGEIVDGNNVFAVYETCKAAVDRARNGGGPTLIEAVTMRMRGHSEHDDHFYVPKELLAKWAERDPLPRAQRFLEETGYLKEKARLELEAKTVEYIEAEIALAEQSPVPSTDDLEESAFYSTHKKWRTD
- the lipB gene encoding lipoyl(octanoyl) transferase LipB, with the translated sequence MTFVFQKEPSDYRRVWGLQLKAHAEVLGGEPDTVIFTEHKPVVTIGKAGGEDHLLVSPERLRELGIDLVHTDRGGDVTYHGPGQLVIYPIFDLRRHYLDVHRFLRDLEEVAIRVLREYGIEGFRVPGRTGVWTAKGKIAAIGVHVKKWVTYHGMAFNVTDEVLRGFQQIVPCGIADGGVCSLEGWGVKEIISIIATKFATNIELHFDHNQD
- a CDS encoding class I SAM-dependent methyltransferase, which translates into the protein MEAKEGSMHSGPGPEFGQGGDFNTGISQIRLYSDLAWLWPIMSPPEDYEEEAANIHRLIQAHAGRKVETLLELGCGGGHNASHLKRHYRVTGVDLSPGMLENSRRLNPEIEHLEGDMRTVRLERRFDAVLIHDAINYMTTEAELTAAFKTAWEHLEPGGVFVTQIEQLPGGLINYGDNGKQHRHDNTRLVFYEDNYDPDPTDTTYECTLVYLIRDGEDYRIESDLHILGIFPLTTWMSLLQEIGFKVYRTEYSGMPMVPKMPILACVRPLA
- the lpdA gene encoding dihydrolipoyl dehydrogenase; its protein translation is MSTGNSYEAVVVGSGPGGYVAAIRSAQLGLKTAVIERDKVGGICLNWGCIPTKALLESARLLDEMRHASEFGLICDNPRIDWPGVIKKSRDAATKMSKGVEYLLKKNKIDVHKGTASFADPHHLKVSGNGGTTTLEAKHVILATGARPRPLPGYEFDGQTTIGYHEAMVLPELPKRILVIGAGAIGVEFAWFYSVMGAEVMIVELMDQILPIEDAEVAAVVERSFVKRGIAVRTSSKAKGVKKGKSGRTYTIETPKGSEEFRADACLVAVGVMANTEQLSIDKTGLELHKGFFKVDAFMRTNVPGIYAIGDCAGAPLLAHAASHEGICAAETIAGHPNPGISHDNVPGCTYCHPQVGSVGLTEKKAREAGHNVSVGKYLFRANGRAVAGGETDGFVKFVVDKKYGEVLGVHIVGPGAPELIGEVVLGRQFELTAESFARTIHAHPTLSEAVMEAAGDALGVAIHI